In one Nicotiana sylvestris chromosome 8, ASM39365v2, whole genome shotgun sequence genomic region, the following are encoded:
- the LOC138874954 gene encoding uncharacterized protein, producing the protein MEDLSKWFKSVEFRYIPRFHNELADALATLASMLTYPGNLHIDPLEIQIRERHGYCNTVKIESHVRPWYHDIKRFLKTKEYPDQASGDQKSTIRRIASGFFLSDKVLYRRTPDLNLLRCVDAEEVRKIMYEVHAAMCRPQ; encoded by the coding sequence ATGGAGGATCTTAGTAAATGGTTCAAGTCAGTCGAGTTTAGGTATATTCCTCGTTTTCACAATGAGTTGGCcgatgcactcgctactttggcgtcgatgttgaCATATCCAGGCAATCTCCACATTGACccgttggaaatccaaatccgagaaaggcatggttactgcAATACAGTTAAGATAGAATCGCATGTTcgaccatggtatcatgatatcaagagatttctaaaaactaaagaatatcctgatcaagccagtggagaccaaaagagtaCTATTAGACGAATTGCAAGCGGTTTCTTCTTGAGCGACAAGGTCTTGTACAGAAGGACTCCAGAtctcaatttgttaagatgtgttgacgctgaAGAGGTCAGAAaaatcatgtatgaagtgcacgCAGCAATGTGTAGACCCCAatga